Proteins encoded in a region of the Bradyrhizobium sp. CB3481 genome:
- the recA gene encoding recombinase RecA, translating into MSATALRIVEGSSMDKTKALSAALSQIERQFGKGSVMKLGKNDRSMDVETVSSGSLGLDIALGVGGLPKGRVVEIYGPESSGKTTLALHCVAEGQKKGGICAFIDAEHALDPVYARKLGVNIDELLISQPDTGEQALEICDTLVRSGAIDVLVVDSVAALVPKAELEGEMGDALPGLQARLMSQALRKLTASINKSNTMVIFINQIRMKIGVMYGSPETTTGGNALKFYASVRLDIRRIGAIKERDEVVGNTTRVKVVKNKLAPPFKQVEFDIMYGEGVSKMGEILDLGVKAGLVEKSGAWFSYDSQRLGQGRENAKAFLKANPDMTAKIEMAIRQNSGLIAEQILAGPAERDADGEEPGDDE; encoded by the coding sequence ATGTCCGCCACTGCCCTGCGTATCGTTGAAGGATCCTCCATGGATAAGACCAAGGCCCTGTCTGCCGCGCTCTCCCAGATCGAGCGCCAGTTCGGCAAGGGCTCGGTGATGAAGCTGGGCAAGAACGACCGCTCGATGGACGTCGAGACGGTCTCGAGCGGCTCGCTCGGGCTCGACATCGCGCTCGGCGTCGGCGGCTTGCCGAAGGGGCGGGTGGTCGAAATCTACGGGCCGGAATCGTCGGGCAAGACCACGCTGGCGCTGCATTGCGTCGCCGAGGGACAGAAGAAGGGCGGCATCTGCGCCTTCATCGACGCCGAACACGCGCTCGATCCGGTCTATGCCCGCAAGCTCGGCGTCAACATCGACGAGCTCCTGATCTCGCAGCCCGACACCGGCGAGCAGGCGCTCGAAATCTGCGACACCTTGGTGCGCTCCGGCGCGATCGATGTGCTGGTGGTCGATTCGGTGGCCGCGCTGGTGCCGAAGGCCGAACTCGAGGGCGAGATGGGCGATGCGCTGCCCGGCCTGCAGGCACGCCTGATGAGCCAGGCGCTGCGCAAGCTCACGGCGTCGATCAACAAGTCCAACACCATGGTGATCTTCATCAACCAGATCCGCATGAAGATCGGCGTGATGTACGGCTCGCCGGAAACCACCACCGGCGGCAATGCGCTGAAATTTTACGCCTCCGTCCGCCTCGACATCCGCCGCATCGGCGCGATCAAGGAGCGCGACGAGGTGGTCGGCAACACCACCCGCGTCAAGGTGGTGAAGAACAAGCTGGCGCCGCCCTTCAAGCAGGTCGAGTTCGACATCATGTATGGCGAGGGCGTCTCCAAGATGGGCGAGATCCTCGACCTCGGCGTCAAGGCCGGCCTGGTCGAGAAGTCCGGCGCCTGGTTCTCCTATGACAGTCAGCGGCTCGGGCAGGGACGCGAGAACGCCAAGGCTTTCCTCAAGGCCAACCCCGACATGACCGCCAAGATCGAGATGGCGATCCGCCAGAACTCCGGCCTGATCGCCGAACAGATTTTGGCCGGTCCCGCCGAGCGCGATGCCGACGGCGAGGAGCCTGGCGACGACGAATAA
- the gcvP gene encoding aminomethyl-transferring glycine dehydrogenase, whose translation MNAPLKTTAEAATDFVRRHIGPSPRDISAMLTTVGAASLSELMSQTLPSSIRQKKPLDLGAALSETEALSHMRELAGQNEVFTSLIGQGYSGTILPAVIQRNILENPAWYTAYTPYQPEISQGRLEALFNFQTMICDLTGLDVANASLLDEGTAAAEAMALAERASQVKTKAFFVDSEVHPQTLAVVRTRAEPLGWTVIVGDPLSDLEKADVFGGLLQYPGTSGAVRDLRPAIAALRAKGALAVMAADLLALTLIASPSELGADIAIGSAQRFGVPMGYGGPHAAYMAVRDALKRSLPGRIVGLSVDSRGAPAYRLALQTREQHIRREKATSNICTAQVLLAVIASMYAIYHGPEGLAHIARTVHRRAVVLAAGLAKLGFAPASPAFFDTITVAAGGKQDEIVARALAEKINLRIGQGIDEGTLGIAIDETTTPAIIEAVWRAFGGKLAYAEVELTARETLPLELKRNSAFLTHPVFHAHRSETELLRYMRKLSDRDLALDRAMIPLGSCTMKLNATTEMIPLTWPEFGSLHPFAPREQAAGYHALFQRLEQWLCDITGYDAISLQPNSGAQGEYAGLLAIRAYHAARGEPHRNICLIPSSAHGTNPASAHMAGMEVVVTACNARGDVDVEDLRAKAEKHSKNLAAVMITYPSTHGVFEEHITEICDIVHSNGGQVYLDGANMNAQVGLSRPGDYGADVSHLNLHKTFCIPHGGGGPGMGPIGVKAHLAPYLPGHPATDGATAHPVGPVSAAPFGSASILTISYIYILMMSGEGLQRATEVAILNANYIASRLDPHFPVLYRNAKGRVAHECIVDPRALKTTTGVTVDDIAKRLIDYGFHAPTMSFPVAGTLMIEPTESESKAELDRFCDAMIAIRSEITEIEIGRWKVEASPLRHAPHTVHDIVDDAWNRPYSRATGCFPDGISRTDKYWSPVGRVDNVYGDRNLVCSCPPVEDYAQAAE comes from the coding sequence ATGAACGCGCCGCTGAAAACCACCGCTGAAGCCGCCACCGATTTCGTGCGCCGCCATATCGGCCCCTCGCCTCGCGACATCAGCGCGATGCTCACAACTGTCGGCGCGGCCAGCCTCTCCGAATTGATGAGCCAGACGCTGCCATCCTCGATCCGGCAGAAGAAGCCGCTCGATCTGGGAGCGGCGCTCAGCGAAACCGAGGCGCTGTCGCATATGCGCGAGCTGGCCGGGCAGAACGAGGTGTTCACCTCGCTGATCGGCCAAGGCTATTCCGGCACGATCCTGCCGGCGGTGATCCAGCGCAACATTTTGGAGAATCCGGCCTGGTACACGGCCTATACGCCGTATCAGCCGGAGATCAGCCAGGGCCGCCTGGAGGCGCTGTTCAACTTCCAGACCATGATCTGCGACCTCACCGGGCTCGACGTCGCCAACGCCTCGCTGCTCGATGAAGGCACTGCCGCGGCCGAAGCGATGGCGCTCGCCGAACGCGCCTCGCAGGTGAAGACCAAAGCTTTCTTTGTCGATAGCGAGGTGCATCCGCAGACGCTGGCGGTCGTGCGCACCCGCGCCGAGCCGCTCGGCTGGACCGTGATCGTCGGCGATCCCCTCAGCGATCTCGAAAAGGCCGACGTATTCGGCGGGCTCTTGCAGTATCCGGGCACGTCGGGTGCCGTGCGCGACCTGCGGCCCGCGATCGCGGCGCTCCGCGCCAAGGGCGCGCTGGCCGTCATGGCGGCTGATCTTTTGGCACTCACGCTGATCGCCTCCCCCAGCGAGCTCGGCGCCGACATCGCGATCGGCTCGGCGCAGCGGTTCGGCGTGCCGATGGGCTATGGCGGCCCGCACGCGGCCTATATGGCGGTGCGCGATGCGCTGAAGCGCTCGCTGCCCGGCCGCATCGTCGGGCTTTCAGTGGATTCGCGGGGTGCACCGGCCTATCGCCTCGCGCTGCAGACCCGCGAGCAGCACATCCGCCGCGAGAAAGCCACTTCGAACATCTGCACCGCGCAAGTGCTGCTCGCCGTGATCGCCTCGATGTACGCCATCTATCACGGCCCGGAAGGGCTGGCGCATATCGCGCGCACCGTGCACCGGCGCGCCGTCGTGCTTGCGGCGGGGTTGGCAAAACTCGGCTTTGCACCGGCCTCGCCGGCGTTCTTCGATACGATCACGGTGGCCGCTGGCGGCAAGCAGGACGAGATCGTCGCCCGCGCGCTCGCCGAGAAGATCAACCTTCGCATCGGCCAAGGAATTGACGAAGGCACCCTCGGCATCGCCATCGACGAGACCACGACGCCTGCGATCATTGAGGCGGTGTGGCGCGCCTTCGGCGGCAAGCTCGCCTATGCCGAGGTCGAGCTGACCGCGCGCGAGACGCTGCCGCTGGAGCTGAAGCGCAACAGCGCCTTCCTCACCCATCCCGTGTTCCACGCGCACCGCTCCGAGACCGAGCTCTTGCGCTACATGCGCAAGCTCAGCGATCGCGACCTCGCGCTCGACCGCGCGATGATCCCGCTCGGCTCCTGCACCATGAAGCTGAATGCCACCACCGAGATGATCCCGCTGACCTGGCCGGAATTCGGTTCGCTGCATCCGTTCGCGCCGCGCGAGCAGGCCGCCGGCTATCACGCGCTGTTCCAGCGGCTCGAGCAATGGCTGTGCGACATCACCGGCTATGACGCGATCTCGCTGCAGCCGAATTCCGGCGCGCAGGGCGAATATGCCGGGCTGCTGGCGATCCGCGCCTATCATGCGGCGCGCGGCGAGCCGCACCGCAACATCTGCCTCATCCCCTCCTCCGCGCACGGCACCAACCCGGCGTCCGCGCATATGGCCGGCATGGAGGTGGTGGTGACCGCCTGCAACGCGCGCGGCGATGTCGATGTCGAGGATCTCCGCGCCAAGGCGGAGAAGCACTCCAAAAACCTTGCCGCCGTGATGATCACCTATCCCTCGACGCATGGCGTGTTCGAGGAGCACATCACCGAGATCTGCGACATCGTTCATAGCAATGGCGGCCAGGTCTATCTCGACGGCGCCAACATGAACGCGCAGGTCGGCCTCTCCAGACCCGGCGACTACGGCGCCGACGTCTCGCACCTCAATTTGCACAAGACGTTCTGCATTCCGCATGGCGGCGGCGGCCCGGGCATGGGCCCGATCGGCGTCAAGGCACATCTCGCGCCCTATCTGCCGGGCCATCCCGCAACCGACGGCGCGACGGCGCATCCGGTGGGGCCGGTGTCGGCCGCACCGTTCGGCTCGGCATCGATCCTGACCATCTCCTACATCTACATCCTGATGATGTCGGGCGAAGGTTTGCAGCGCGCCACCGAGGTCGCGATTTTGAATGCCAACTACATCGCAAGCCGCCTCGATCCGCATTTCCCGGTGCTGTACCGGAATGCCAAGGGCCGGGTCGCGCATGAATGCATCGTCGATCCGCGCGCACTGAAAACGACCACCGGCGTCACCGTCGACGACATCGCAAAGCGCCTGATCGACTACGGCTTCCACGCCCCGACCATGAGCTTCCCGGTGGCGGGCACGCTGATGATCGAGCCGACCGAATCGGAATCCAAGGCGGAGCTGGATCGTTTCTGCGACGCCATGATCGCGATCCGAAGCGAGATTACGGAGATCGAGATCGGCCGCTGGAAGGTCGAAGCCTCGCCCTTGCGCCACGCCCCGCACACCGTGCACGACATTGTCGATGATGCATGGAATCGCCCCTATAGCCGGGCCACGGGTTGTTTCCCCGATGGCATCTCGCGCACGGACAAGTACTGGAGCCCGGTCGGACGCGTCGACAACGTCTATGGCGACCGCAATCTGGTGTGCTCGTGCCCGCCGGTTGAGGATTACGCGCAGGCGGCGGAATAG